The genomic DNA ATAGATGAAACGAACCCATCTAAGTGCAAGAATAATAAGAAACAACGGAAGTATCGAAATTAGAAGACCAATAATTGAAAAATTCGTATACATATACCTCACCTCGCTATACACCCTTTCTCCATTTCTCTACTAAAACCTGCAATTTTTTACAAATAAAAAAAGAACCTATCAAACGATAGATTCTTCTTTCGCAAACTGAGTAGAGCGTCCTCTCGTAATCGAGAAAATCGCGCAAAGCAGTGCTAATATAATAAAGCCACCGCCTACCCAAGCGTTATATATAACAGATGATTTTTCAATAACAACTCCGCCTACTGTTGAACCGAGTGCAATTCCTAAATGAAGCGCAGAGTTATTTAAACCTTGCTGGATACCAGCTGATTCCGGTGCAATGTCAATTAAATAATTTTGCTGTGCTGGTGAAATCGCCCAGCTCAGCATACTCCAAAGTCCCATCATAATGATGAAGAGTGGGAATGAGAATGTCATTAATGGCAACATGAAGATTGCACATGCAAATACGATAATAATCGAGATAATACTTTTCTTCGATCCCCATTTATCAGCAAGCCATCCACCGAATCCACCGCCGATTACTGCTGCGATTCCGAAAATGAAGTAAAACACACTAATCCAATTTGCTTCAACATGCATAACATCTTTTAAAAACGGTGTTAAATATGCATACAATGTTAAATGCCCCGTTAAAAACAAAAATGATGTTAACTGTGCACTTACAATTTTTTTATCTTTTAAAGTAGCAAGTTGTTCTTTTATTGATAATACCGATGTCGGTGGTACTTTCGTTAAGAACAATGAAATACAAGCAATTGCCATAACTGTTAATACTGAAATCAATACAAATGGCGCACGCCATCCGTATGCATTTCCGAGTACAAGACCGAGCGGTACTCCAAGTACAAGTGATCCACTAATTCCCATAAAAATGATTCCAATTGCACGCGCACGAAAATGCGGTTCTACTACACTAGAAGCAAGTGTTACCGATAGTGCAATAATTAATGAACCACTCGCCGCACAAATAACCCTTGAGAACATTAGCATTCCGTAATTCACACTAAATGCCGAAATAATATTTCCGATTAAGAAAATCGATAATGCTCCAACATACAATGTTTTTCTTTCAAACTTCCCTGTCAAAGCTAATAAAACTGGACCTGACAAAGCAAATACTACCGAAAATATTGTTATAAGCTGACCAGCTGCGCTAATAGATACTCCTAAATCATTGGCAACTAAATCGAGCGTTCCTCCTATAATTAGCTCAACCGTTCCGACTACGAAAGCCGCGATAGCTAAAATATAAACACGAAAATTCAAGTCTTTCCCCACACTTTCTGTTTTGGTTACTACGACTATAGTAACCAAAACAGAAAGTGGACGCAAGTACAATTTTTTTACAGTAAAAAAGGTAGGCGTATTATACGCCTACCCTTCCATCATTCTGTTTCTTTCTTCTTATTCAAGTACCAATACACCGGAAGTCCCGTAAAGACAATTCCAATTGATAAGAAACAACTTACCGGATCATTAATAATCGCACTACCGATTACAAAGAACGAACCTAAAATCGCAACGATTGGTACGATTGGGAATAACGGTACACTATATGCACGCTCTTTATTCTTATTACGTTTCCTTAAAATGAAGACACCAATAAACGTCATTACATAGAAAATATAAATAATAAATACGGAAATCTCAGATAGCTTATTCGGATCACTAATAATCATTAAAATAATCCCTAAAATGATTTCAACAGTAATCGCATTTGCTGGTGTTTTAAATCTTGGACTTTCCTTTGCAATAAACTTAGCAAATGGAAGTTGTCCACGTTCTGCCATAGACATTGGAATACGTGGGAACGTTAAAATCTTTCCATTTAAACAACCGAAAATAGAAACGATAATACCGATACTAATAATTTTCCCACCATATTCTCCAAGTAACATACCAGCAGCTGTCGCTGTTGCATTTTCTCCAAGGTCTACAATTTTTGCTGCTGGTAATACATTTAATAACGCCAAGTTAATTAATACGTAAGCAGCAGTTACGATTAAAATCCCCACTGTCATTGCTTTCGGTAATAACTTTGTTGGATTCTTCATTTCTCCACCAATCGAAGCAAGTAAAATCCAGCCGTCATAAGCAAATAACGTTGCTAAAATTGCCATACCGATACTTTGATTTTCTGATATCGGCACTACTACGTTAAAAATATCACTGTTTCCTTTCCAAAAACCTAACACGACAATTAATACAATCGGAATCATTTTCCCAATTGTCGTGATTGTTTGAACGATACCTCCGTATTTTGTTCCCATACTATTTACAAAGCCAAGGAACACAACTGTTCCGATTGCGATTGGTAAATTCCACACTTTATCTAAATAGAAAAAATTAATCATTAAAGAACTAAAGTATAAACCTAATGTTCCGATAATAGCTGGTCCATAAACAATTGTTTGCATCCAGCCTGATAAATATCCCCAAAAACTTCCGTAAATCTCCTCTAAATACGTATACAACCCACCATTTTTCGGGATTTGCGCTCCAATTTCGGCTACTGTTAAACCAATTTTGTTCTTCTCATCATGATGCATGCTGCGTATCCTCCTTCCAATTCTAGTGTGATGCAAAAATGAAATAAAAAAACACTCCTCCCTAAAAAAGGGACGAGTGTTGTATTCGTGGTTCCACCCTTGTTTCAATTCGCAAAGTAACACACTTCACCAATTTCTCAAGTCTAAATAACGGTTTTTGCCGGCAAGCAATTACTAGATGTTCGTTCACTGCTGCAGTTCAGAGGTGGTAATCTATTTTTCCGTATTAGGAAGCTCACAGCCAAAGGCTTCCCTCTCTGGGAATCGTAAAAAATTAATCGTGTCCTCATCATCACTTCTTGATGTCGAATTTTGTAGTTATTGTTCATTATATTGAATTGTTAGAAAAAATCAATATATTTTTTTATATAACATAGGAAATATTTCTCTTCTTATATTATAACAGAAGATACAAAACTTCTCTAATTCCCTAAAAATGGTATAATTCATTTAGGAGGTGTACCAATAATGATTGCTGTCTTTTGTATCATCGCTACGTTTCTCTCTGTTCTATTCGCTATCATGTATCGAAACAAGTATCCTGGTTATAGCATTTTAGCGGTAGCTATTATACCAGCTGTTTCCTTCTACGTATTGGGTAAATATCAATATACGGAAGTGTTTATCGGTTTTGCAATCTTCTACTGCGTCTTCGGATACATACTAACAATGAAAAGAATCTTATTGAATCATTAAAAGAGACCGATTTCTATAAGTAGAAATCGGTCCTCGCATGTACCTTCCGGTTGCCCCACGAAAGATACATAAATCAATTATTTATCTTCTTTTTTCATAAAAAACTTGTGATGCGGAAGATCCACATTTAATTCCTCTAATTGTTTCTTTTCATTGTCTAAAATCGCTTTTGCTTTTGTTTTTGTTGCTTCATCTAATCCCGCAAAGATGTCTTCACGCTTCTCTTTTTCTGGAAGTTTCACACCTAATTTTGTTAATTCTTCTTTTGCTTGCTCATGCGTTAATTTTCCAGATTTCTTTTGCTCTAAAATCGACTTCGCTTTCTCTTTCGCCTGTTCATCTAAGTTAGCAAACATGTCTCCATGCTTACCTTTCTCCGGCATTTTCACGCCTAACTTTGTTAATTCCTCTTTTGCTTGCTCATGCGTTAATTTTCCAGATTTCTTTTGCTCTAAAATCGACTTCGCTTTTGCTTTCGCCTGATCATCTAATCCTGCAAACATGTCTCCATGTTTACCTTTCTCCGGCATTTTCACGCCTAGCTTTGTTAATTCCTCTTTTGCTTGCTCATGCGTTAATTTTCCAGATTTCTTTTGCTCTAAAATCGACTTCGCTTTTGCTTTCGCCTGATCATCTAATCCTGCAAACATGTCTTTACGCTTCTCTTTCTCCGGAAGCTTTACACCTAGTTTCTCTAACTGTTTCTTTGTATCGTCCATAATTGTTTTTACTTTTTGTTTTGTAGCGTCATCCAAATCCTTTTTCGCCGTTTTTGTAGACTGTTCAGCTGCTGGAGTATTCGTTGCCGCGAATGCCGGAATACCGACTCCTCCAATGATTCCGAATGATAAAGCACCTGCAATCGCTAAATACCCAACTGTTTTCTTCTTCATAGGAAATTTCCTCCTTCATATTTCTAAAGCATGTACACTTTCGTATACAATGCCAATAGTAATGTTGGTTTCTTAAAATTCCCTTAACGTTTCGAATAAAAAACACCGCTCATAATGAGCGGTGTTTCTCTATGCTTTTTGTAATTGTAACTCTTCACGTTCCATTATTTTTCTTAATACGATTGTTTGTGTCATTGTAAATAAGTTACCTGTTATCCAGTACAATACAAGTCCTGATGGCGCCGCAAACCCCATAAATAGAATCATTGCCGGCATCATAATTTGCTGTATCTTTAGCATCTGTACTTGTTCTCCAGGTGTAATATTAGATTGGAAAACTTTCATCTGAATAAATGTCGTTAACGCTGCAATAATCGGTAATATATGATATGGATCTGCATGTCCTAAGTTCACCCATAAAAAAGAAGATGTGCGAATCTCTTCCGTTCTGCTAATCGCATAATACAAAGCAGAGAAAATCGGCATTTGTATAAAAATTGGCCAGCAACCAGCAAGTGGATTCCAACCGCCTGATTTCATTAGCTCTGACATTTCTTTTTGATACTGCTTTTGTTTTTCAAGATCTTTGCCTACATCACCGTACTTTTTCTTTAGCTTCTGCAATTCAGGTTGCATTTTCTTCATTTTCGCTTGGCTACGATATTGTGAAACAGCTAATGGAATCATCGCTGAACGAATAACGAGCGTCATAATAATGATTGCAATCCCAAAGCTAGCTCCAGGTATATGATGAGCAACAAATTGAATCATAAACGAGATTGGATATACGAAATAATGATCCCAAATCCCAGTACTATGTGCATCAATTGGGGCTGCATTACTGCAGCCAGATAAAACAAAAACAAGTAATAATGATAAACTAACGAGCACAGCTCGGTATGATTTTAACATGTTCATTCCTCCAATGTTTCGTAATTATTTAGCGAAACATTGGTGTATACGGACCGACCTCATCATTCTCTTCACTTGATTCTTGTCTACGTACAGAACGAATCATTCCATATTTATAAAAAATAGAAAATAGCGGTACATTTCCCGCACTATCTTCACATGTATCAACTAACGCAAAAGCTCTTTGTCTACCGCTTGATGCTTGTTGACGCACAAAGCGAGAAACATTAGCAAGGAAGAAAACTTCTAATAAACAAAGTGCCGTCGTTACAAACGATATATATAAAATTGCATCCTGCAATAAAAATTCCATCGCTTCACATCCTTAATAAGGTCATTTTAGCACATTAGGCAAACATTCTCTATTTCCTTTTATTTTCAAAAAAATTATTTTGCATATTTTCTCAAGAAAACAATAATTAAGAAACGTTGTATTCGCTTTCTTTAGTATATTCACGCACATCAATGAATAGGCTTGATTTATTAGAAATTTATAAAATTTTTGCATTATAATAAAACTATTGCCAGTTTTTGAAAAAACCTTTATTCTCTTCTTGTAATCAAAAATGAATATGGAGATGAAACATACTATGGGTCAACTAGGAGACGCCGATTACGTTCCCGACACCGCCTTTTTATCCTTCCCAGCAGCTAAAACATTTCATTTAGAATTTATGATACAGTTGGTTGTTATTTTTATAGCTTCTATTTTGTATGCAATTTCTATGAATATGTTTTTTATCCCGCATAATATGATTAGCGGTGGATTCGCTGGTGTAGGGATGATTATCGGTTATTTAATGCACTACAATATCGGTGCACTTATCTTTTTACTAAACATTCCTCTTCTTATTTTAAGTCACTTTTACTTAGGCAAGAAGACAACCTTTTTAACAGCGTACTTTGTAGCTGTGTCATCTTTAGCGATGAATATTATCCCGGTACACCAAGTTTCAGACGATATTTTACTTTCTTCTGTATTCGGTGGTGTTATCTGCGGAGCAGCTTCAGGAATTATATTCCGATTTGCTTCTTCAACAGGTGGTTTTGATGTTGTTGGATTGATTGTAGCAAAATATCGAGATGTTTCAATTGGAGCAATCATATTTGTATTCAACTTAATCTTACTTGTCGCAGCAGGTTTTATTTTCGGATGGGATATTACACTTTATACGTTAATTAGTCGATTTGTAGTCAGCAAAGTTATCGATGCTGTGCATACGAAACATATTAAATTAACGATAATGACTATTACAGAAAAAGGCGAGGAAATAAAAAGCGCACTACTACATCACGGCATACGCGGGGTGACAATGGTAGACGCTGTCGGCGGCTATACAAACCATAAGAAAAAAATGATTTACACTGTCGTGACTCGCTATGAGTTAGGCGAAATGAAACGTATTATCCGTCAAGTGGATAACAAAGCATTTATGAACATTACTGAAACAGTTGAAATTGTCGGCCGTTTCAAACGTATATAAAAAAGGTTAATACATTAAAGGGCATAACATATTAGTCATATATACTATGTTATGCCCTTTGTTATTCAACTAACGCACCCTTTAGCATAATAAAATCACGAAGTTTATTACTACAAATCGGAGGATAACATTCCATATACAAAACTATCTGTCCATTCATTTTTATTCCAAAAATCTTGTATGAAATGGGCTTCCTTTCTCATACCTATTCGTTCACACAATTTTTTTGAAGCTGTATTACGTGCATCAAGATTAGCTTGTATACGATGTACATTACATTCATTAAATAATTTAAACACCAAACTACTTACTGCTTCTGTTGCCAAACCTCTTCCAACTACTTCATTTGAAAAACTATAACCAATCTCAACAGTATCCTTCATATTTGTGTACCATACGGATAAGTCACCAACTACTTTAGTCTTGTATATAACTGCCAAACTTAATATTGATTCTTCAGTAAGTGCATTGTTTGCTAGCTTCTTATTAAATCTTTTCTGCATGTCTTCATGAGTCCACTTATTATGTAATAGGAACTTACATGTATCATCATTATTATAAATAGCAAATACATCCTGTAAATCAGTACTCTTAAAAGGTCTAATTATTAATCTTTCTGTTGTGATTTCCAAGTTAGCTCCCCTCCCTTACATTCATGCTACAAAACATTTTTTATTGTATTTAAGCCTCCTTCTTAGATCTCACCTTGATTACATATTTCATCATAATAAATTAAAATCCTTCTTCCACTAAACTGCATTGTTAATGGTATTTCCTTACGCTTTTTATTTTTTACACTTATTACAAAATCAGATAATTCTATTATTATGTCCCTAAATGTGTTATAATGAAAGCAGACTCACAAAAAAAGAGTATATAGACTTGGAAGTTTCTCTTATTTTACAAGCAAAAAGAAACGAGCAGTCGGGTATATTTCAGACACCATACACGTAACGGTTTAAACAACCGATCATCTTAGTTACTCTTCAATGATCTTTTTATAAAAAGATACGTACAATTAAAACTCACTTCAATATACTATACCTACCTTTTTGACTTCCAAATCATCTTATTACATAGGGAGATGAACATATGAATCAATATATACGATATACAATAGCTGTCCTGTTTGCTATTATCGGCGGTACGATTTGTTTCTGGACAAACACACAGCTTGGAGAGAATATCATTTTTAATGGAATCGAAACACTTGTAAGCGCTTCAATTTTAGGCGGATACATTTACTTCCTCTTCAATCCAGAAGAAAATGCTCAGAAAACAATGTTATTAACAATGATTGGAATCGTTGGTGGATGTATTTCCTACTCAATGACAAACTATACATTACCACTTCAATTAAGCTCAGCTTTCTTCCACGGTCTATGGACTTGGTTCATTGCATTCTGCTTAGCAGACGTATTCAACCTATTACAAGACAATGAAGAAGATAGCGGTCGCCAAATTGAAAGTAACTCTTAAGCTGGAAGGAATTCTTCCAGCTTTTTTATGTTGGTTTGCATACACCGGCACTACAATAAAAAGAAGCTACCCAACGGCAACTTCTTTTCCACATACCCCACTTCGTATTCACTTAAATATATCAACGATTTTTCAAATATATCGATCGTTTCTCCACTTATATCAACGATTTTTTCATTATATCAACGATTCGGCACAAGATATCGATTTAACGACAACCTTAGACATCCAAAACGTACAACATACCCTATCCCCCAAGCAACTTACTGCCGAACTCTACGATTAAAAAGATAATTAATAGGATCGCGAGTATCTTTAATGCTACATATGCTACTTTAAAAACAACATAAATGAGCAAGACTATCAAAATAATTGATAAAATTTCCATATTTACTTCCTCCAAGCTTTGCTCTTCTTATCTCATTTTACTCGCCCTAGGCTGTTTATGGAACGGCATAAGATGACATATAAAAAAGAGGATACCTCACCCATCGTAAGATACCCTCTCTTTCAGCTGCTTAAACCATTCTCTTTCTAATTGTAAATATCCCATCTCACTCTTCTCGGCGCTCTTTAATTCTTGATCGGCTTTCTTCATATAAGTACGGGACGCTTCCATATTGCCCTCTACATATTTAATAATCCCTTGTGTACGGTAATATCCACTTAGGTCCATTTTTGTAATAGCCTTTGCATGTTCCTTTGCTTCTTGCAAAGAAAGACTATCCATCTGATAAAGGGCTTTATATAAAAGGTACCAACTATGAAAACTACTAACGAAAAACTTATTTTCTTTCGTTACAGGTAATTGAACAATTCGTTCTATATACGGTATCGCTCTTTCCATTCCCTCTTGATCTGCACGAGCAAAAAAGACGAGCATAAGTCTACTCATTATCTCCCTTATCCCTTTATTCTCTTTTATTTTCTCCTCACTAAGTTCTACTAATCTTTCATCCCAATCTTTCGGTCTTTTATAACTAAATAACTCACTCGATATTTGAATCTCATATAAGTGATTTCTAGCTCTTTCATCATCTTTAATTAAAATAAGAAATTGCATCCCATCACTCATAAGCATTCCTTTTATCGGCACAATTGTAACCGCAAAGATTGCAAAATGGAAAAAGGAAAAATATAAAAGATATTGATAATAACTCACCATGTATATGTAACCGGAAGTAATACCAAATAGTAAACTCGTAATCGGTCCACCTAAAGTGAGCCACGCCCACTTTTTCGAAAGATTCGGTGTCTCTATAGAAGGTGGTACTAATGTTGCAACACCTCCAAAGTACGCCCATAATTTATTTTCTCGAATGCGTAATTTTCCCTTTTCTTTTTGAATAGTAATGGGTCCTACTGTCATAAATTTAAATGTTAAACCACCTATTACACCAAATACTACATGTCCTAGCTCATGAATGGCTAACACTAACAATGAAATTCCAACTATTGCCCATAGGTTCAAAATTACTTCTAATTTCCCAGTTCGGATTACTCCGTATAAAATGGACAGAATTAGCGCCACTGTCATTGAGCCAGCTGGCCTTCTTAAAATATCCACCTTTTTCTCCCCTTAATAAATCATTTTTCTCTGCATTTCGTACATGAACTTCCCGAGATGCAATATCCAAATAAATGAGATTAAGCCAATTAATACAAAATCGATATCACTAGCAGCTGTATATATAACGGCAGCCCACCATACATATGCCAATATTGTATTCGTAAATTCATACGCTTTATATCCAGCCTCATGCACAATGTGCTTTAATCCTTCATCTGCGTTTTTCGTCCACATTTTCATAGATTCCATATACGTTACACCTTGTTCAGGGTATAGCTTATTATAACGATTTTTTGTTATGAGCCCGATAATCACTACAGTAGTTAAACAAACAATAGAAGCTACTAAATTCCACACCGCAAATGAAACATTAGTATCCTGCAACAGTGCACGTCTACATGTAATAACTGCATATACAAACCATGCCTGCGTCACTATATCACCTACACGTAAATATATACTTATAATGCCTAATTTTCTGCCTTGTACGCTCTCTTCTTCATCGCGTGCCTCCGCTAACATACGCGTATTCTTCCAAGTGTAGTACATCATTAAGATTCCAAAAATAGTACATATGCCTATAAATGTATTGGATGATAATTTTCTCGGTTCATCCGAGAGTAAATTTAAAGCTATATAAGACGTTAAAAAGCCACCCATCATACTTAATGCTATTTTCCCCACAGAATCAAATTGTTTTTTTCGTTTACTCTTCATCATCCTCTTCCCCCTCCACTAACGTGAATATTTCCTCCACCGCTACATTGAAAATTTGTGCGATTTTTAACGACAATACAATAGATGGTGCATAATCCCCGCGCTCAATTAAACTAATCGTTTGCCGTGATGATCCAATCGCTTTCCCTAAATCCCCTTGTGATAAACGATGCTTTGCTCGCAATTCCCTCACTCGATTTTGAAGCTTCATGTCTTCCCTCTTTTTCATTTATTTAATTAAAATTGTAAATAATATCCTTATTTTTGTCAATTATAATTGTCATTACGACTATAATAATTGACAAGATACTTATTTCTTATCCTGTATCAAATTCCTATAAAGAATGTAAAATGTGCATTAAACATAGTCTTAACAATAAAATAAAAAAGGCAGTGCTTTTGCACTGCCTTCCTAAATTCTGACATAGAATGGATTTCATATTAGCTTGCGTTTTGTAGTAATACTCGTTTTAACTGTTTGCGGAAACGAACACCTAACGTAATTGCTACGATAACGATAACTCCAACAATGATTTTACCGATATGATCTTCTAGCACTCCAAAGATGTCATGTAAGTTTCCACCTAACCAGTAACCACCGATTAAGAAGAATGATACCCAAAATAGAGCGCCTGAATAAATTGTAATGGCAAAACGACGGAATGGTAAATTAATAATTCCTGCAAAGTATCCTGTGAAATGACGTACACCAGGAATAAAGAAACCAATAAAAATCAGGAAGTACCCATACTTATCAAACCACATTCTCGTTAAATCAATTTTTCTTTGTGTTAAAAATACGTATTTTCCATACTTTTGAATGAAAGGCATACCTAATTTATTTCCTAAAAAGTATTGAATCGTCATTCCTACACTTGTCCCAATAAAGGATAGAATGATTAAAATCGGTAAACTTAAATCACCCTTCTGCGCTAAAAATCCCGCATATGCTAATGTGGGCTCTCCCGGAAACGGAAGTGCAATATATTCTAACAGCAAGC from Bacillus cereus G9842 includes the following:
- a CDS encoding DUF3938 domain-containing protein — translated: MNQYIRYTIAVLFAIIGGTICFWTNTQLGENIIFNGIETLVSASILGGYIYFLFNPEENAQKTMLLTMIGIVGGCISYSMTNYTLPLQLSSAFFHGLWTWFIAFCLADVFNLLQDNEEDSGRQIESNS
- a CDS encoding YitT family protein; the protein is MGQLGDADYVPDTAFLSFPAAKTFHLEFMIQLVVIFIASILYAISMNMFFIPHNMISGGFAGVGMIIGYLMHYNIGALIFLLNIPLLILSHFYLGKKTTFLTAYFVAVSSLAMNIIPVHQVSDDILLSSVFGGVICGAASGIIFRFASSTGGFDVVGLIVAKYRDVSIGAIIFVFNLILLVAAGFIFGWDITLYTLISRFVVSKVIDAVHTKHIKLTIMTITEKGEEIKSALLHHGIRGVTMVDAVGGYTNHKKKMIYTVVTRYELGEMKRIIRQVDNKAFMNITETVEIVGRFKRI
- a CDS encoding DUF3169 family protein, which codes for MKSKRKKQFDSVGKIALSMMGGFLTSYIALNLLSDEPRKLSSNTFIGICTIFGILMMYYTWKNTRMLAEARDEEESVQGRKLGIISIYLRVGDIVTQAWFVYAVITCRRALLQDTNVSFAVWNLVASIVCLTTVVIIGLITKNRYNKLYPEQGVTYMESMKMWTKNADEGLKHIVHEAGYKAYEFTNTILAYVWWAAVIYTAASDIDFVLIGLISFIWILHLGKFMYEMQRKMIY
- a CDS encoding helix-turn-helix transcriptional regulator is translated as MKLQNRVRELRAKHRLSQGDLGKAIGSSRQTISLIERGDYAPSIVLSLKIAQIFNVAVEEIFTLVEGEEDDEE
- the yidC gene encoding membrane protein insertase YidC, whose product is MLKSYRAVLVSLSLLLVFVLSGCSNAAPIDAHSTGIWDHYFVYPISFMIQFVAHHIPGASFGIAIIIMTLVIRSAMIPLAVSQYRSQAKMKKMQPELQKLKKKYGDVGKDLEKQKQYQKEMSELMKSGGWNPLAGCWPIFIQMPIFSALYYAISRTEEIRTSSFLWVNLGHADPYHILPIIAALTTFIQMKVFQSNITPGEQVQMLKIQQIMMPAMILFMGFAAPSGLVLYWITGNLFTMTQTIVLRKIMEREELQLQKA
- a CDS encoding MFS transporter, giving the protein MGKDLNFRVYILAIAAFVVGTVELIIGGTLDLVANDLGVSISAAGQLITIFSVVFALSGPVLLALTGKFERKTLYVGALSIFLIGNIISAFSVNYGMLMFSRVICAASGSLIIALSVTLASSVVEPHFRARAIGIIFMGISGSLVLGVPLGLVLGNAYGWRAPFVLISVLTVMAIACISLFLTKVPPTSVLSIKEQLATLKDKKIVSAQLTSFLFLTGHLTLYAYLTPFLKDVMHVEANWISVFYFIFGIAAVIGGGFGGWLADKWGSKKSIISIIIVFACAIFMLPLMTFSFPLFIIMMGLWSMLSWAISPAQQNYLIDIAPESAGIQQGLNNSALHLGIALGSTVGGVVIEKSSVIYNAWVGGGFIILALLCAIFSITRGRSTQFAKEESIV
- a CDS encoding GNAT family N-acetyltransferase, with protein sequence MEITTERLIIRPFKSTDLQDVFAIYNNDDTCKFLLHNKWTHEDMQKRFNKKLANNALTEESILSLAVIYKTKVVGDLSVWYTNMKDTVEIGYSFSNEVVGRGLATEAVSSLVFKLFNECNVHRIQANLDARNTASKKLCERIGMRKEAHFIQDFWNKNEWTDSFVYGMLSSDL
- a CDS encoding DUF3985 family protein, giving the protein MEILSIILIVLLIYVVFKVAYVALKILAILLIIFLIVEFGSKLLGG
- a CDS encoding DedA family protein, which codes for MEWIHELFQQYGYYVVLVGLLLEYIALPFPGEPTLAYAGFLAQKGDLSLPILIILSFIGTSVGMTIQYFLGNKLGMPFIQKYGKYVFLTQRKIDLTRMWFDKYGYFLIFIGFFIPGVRHFTGYFAGIINLPFRRFAITIYSGALFWVSFFLIGGYWLGGNLHDIFGVLEDHIGKIIVGVIVIVAITLGVRFRKQLKRVLLQNAS